One window of Dehalobacterium formicoaceticum genomic DNA carries:
- a CDS encoding sensor histidine kinase, translating to MSKFKSSKISHRLTITYAMLFFAALALVNFATLFSTNYYINQTAAQQLQAVDRVIMKEIKSLNDIPKMDLKEFSQIANNVDVSIFYNNRMIFNTGEQYNLQEVGDNAFGKVFTAVSGEDKIIFLNDKLTLNDGARITIQVVKDMDSEENFIHALAGIMLFIDGFVFLLAIIVGYLISRKALSPIDKITDQAKQISASDLSARIQIDGPDDELKRLSDTFNDLIARIQCSYEKQNRFTLDASHELATPLAVIKGYIDVLDRWGKNDREVLNESISSIKVELANMTGLLDTLLFLSKGDNEIYKMEKARFLMNDLIKEIVKESNLVDEKHSIVCSTYPEFQIEGDRRLIKQMLRAIVDNSIKYSPEDTKINIDYSVREEMAVIEVSDEGIGIPKEDLSHIFDRFYRVDKARSRSIGGSGLGLSLVKWIVDIHKGSIEAESEIGKGTKMTIKLPLDF from the coding sequence ATGAGTAAATTTAAATCATCTAAAATATCGCATAGATTAACGATTACTTATGCAATGCTTTTTTTTGCAGCCCTCGCATTGGTTAACTTTGCGACGCTCTTCAGCACTAATTATTATATCAATCAAACCGCAGCACAACAGCTTCAAGCGGTTGACCGGGTAATCATGAAGGAAATCAAATCTTTGAACGATATTCCCAAAATGGATCTAAAAGAATTTTCTCAAATTGCCAACAATGTAGATGTAAGCATCTTTTATAATAACAGGATGATATTTAACACAGGGGAGCAATACAATTTGCAGGAGGTAGGGGACAATGCCTTTGGTAAGGTATTTACTGCCGTATCTGGAGAAGATAAGATTATCTTTTTAAATGATAAGTTAACTTTAAATGATGGAGCGAGAATAACCATTCAAGTCGTAAAGGACATGGATAGTGAAGAGAATTTTATTCATGCACTTGCCGGGATCATGCTTTTTATTGATGGGTTTGTTTTCTTACTGGCAATAATTGTTGGTTATCTTATCAGCAGGAAAGCATTAAGTCCTATTGATAAGATTACAGATCAGGCGAAGCAAATCAGTGCGAGCGACCTTTCTGCCAGAATTCAAATAGATGGTCCGGATGATGAATTAAAAAGACTTTCAGATACCTTCAATGATCTGATTGCCAGAATCCAGTGTTCGTATGAAAAACAAAACCGTTTCACGCTGGACGCATCTCATGAGTTAGCTACGCCGCTGGCGGTGATCAAGGGCTATATTGATGTTCTCGACCGTTGGGGTAAGAATGACAGGGAAGTATTAAATGAAAGCATATCATCAATTAAGGTTGAATTAGCAAATATGACCGGTCTGCTGGATACCTTACTTTTCCTTTCAAAAGGCGATAATGAAATTTATAAGATGGAAAAAGCTAGATTCTTGATGAATGATTTAATAAAAGAAATTGTTAAGGAGAGCAATCTCGTCGATGAGAAGCATAGTATTGTTTGCAGCACATATCCTGAATTTCAAATTGAAGGAGACAGAAGATTAATTAAACAGATGCTAAGAGCGATCGTTGATAATAGCATAAAATATTCTCCTGAAGATACAAAAATAAATATTGATTACAGCGTAAGGGAAGAAATGGCTGTTATTGAGGTCTCTGATGAAGGAATTGGCATACCGAAGGAAGACCTTAGTCACATTTTTGATCGTTTTTACAGGGTAGATAAAGCCAGATCGAGATCCATAGGCGGATCTGGTCTCGGTTTATCATTAGTAAAATGGATTGTAGATATTCACAAAGGCAGCATTGAAGCAGAGAGTGAAATTGGAAAAGGTACGAAAATGACGATTAAACTCCCACTAGATTTCTAA
- a CDS encoding response regulator transcription factor, with translation MKSKDILIVEDDKGITRVLELEFKHEGYTYDIAYDGKEGLEKFQNGQYGLILLDLMLPEVSGMEVCRKVRKMSSIPIIMLTARRDITDKVIGLDLGADDYVTKPFEMEELLARIRAGLRRGKAETGELKLLGLADLSINVLTREVIKQGNHIDLTKTEYDLLEYLLQNKGLVLTRDQIIEHVWGYDFVGDSNILDVYVRYLRNKIDYPYKTKLILTVRGVGYTLKE, from the coding sequence TTGAAAAGCAAGGATATTCTTATTGTTGAGGACGATAAAGGGATTACGAGAGTACTGGAACTGGAATTTAAGCATGAAGGATATACCTATGATATAGCTTATGACGGAAAAGAAGGACTCGAAAAATTTCAAAATGGTCAATATGGCCTAATTTTACTGGACTTAATGTTACCCGAAGTCAGCGGCATGGAGGTTTGCAGAAAAGTACGCAAAATGTCCAGCATCCCAATTATTATGCTGACAGCAAGAAGGGATATTACAGATAAGGTTATTGGTCTGGATCTTGGTGCAGATGATTATGTGACCAAACCGTTTGAAATGGAAGAATTATTGGCAAGAATCCGGGCCGGTCTTAGACGAGGGAAAGCTGAGACCGGGGAACTTAAATTGTTGGGGCTTGCAGATCTCAGCATTAACGTTTTAACGAGAGAGGTCATAAAGCAAGGGAATCATATTGATCTAACCAAAACAGAGTATGACTTGCTGGAATATCTTCTGCAAAACAAAGGGCTTGTATTGACCAGAGACCAGATTATCGAACATGTTTGGGGTTATGATTTTGTCGGGGATAGCAACATCCTTGACGTTTATGTCCGCTATCTGAGGAATAAGATTGATTACCCTTATAAAACCAAACTGATTCTTACTGTTCGGGGTGTAGGTTATACACTTAAGGAGTAG
- a CDS encoding thrombospondin type 3 repeat-containing protein: protein MNNKITSCKTKKTTLAAALIISLSIVVLAGCSSGNNSNQATNSGTSTSSSQTAAGKSSTDTNGDGIPDSVEKTYGTNPYVADTDGDGVNDKEDKAPVGTENLIKEASAAQLPIKIKDARVEDNATADHLEITLTNSGNTTLNNFDIYYTITDKVDKTQESYYQTMNGLSLNAGETKTIHFDNQVKEAGHYNGNMNGLYGTSVNGLTFDIQLHAKGYQPLNFQVEKAKGTAEVAD from the coding sequence ATGAATAATAAAATCACTTCGTGTAAAACAAAAAAAACAACCTTGGCAGCGGCCTTAATTATTTCGCTTTCAATTGTTGTGCTTGCAGGCTGCTCATCGGGAAATAACTCTAATCAAGCTACTAATTCAGGTACAAGCACGAGTAGCTCACAGACTGCCGCAGGTAAAAGTTCAACGGATACTAATGGAGATGGCATTCCAGATTCAGTGGAGAAAACATATGGAACCAATCCATATGTTGCTGATACAGACGGTGATGGGGTTAATGACAAGGAAGACAAAGCACCTGTGGGGACTGAGAATTTAATAAAAGAGGCAAGTGCGGCGCAACTACCTATAAAAATCAAAGACGCTAGGGTTGAGGACAATGCGACTGCTGATCATCTTGAAATTACTCTGACCAACTCCGGAAATACAACTTTAAATAACTTTGACATCTATTATACGATTACGGATAAGGTTGACAAAACACAAGAATCCTATTATCAGACCATGAATGGTTTATCTTTGAATGCTGGAGAAACGAAGACGATTCATTTCGATAATCAGGTTAAAGAAGCCGGACACTATAATGGAAACATGAATGGGTTGTATGGAACTTCCGTTAACGGGCTGACATTTGATATACAACTCCATGCAAAAGGTTATCAGCCACTGAATTTTCAGGTTGAGAAAGCAAAGGGCACTGCCGAAGTAGCGGATTAA